GAAAACGTGGTCAATTGTTTTGGATTCCATAGCGGCAGTTAGCGGCCAAACCATTGTGGGGGTGCCGCATACGGGCACAAGGTTTTTGTTGGAGAGGGTTTGGTTTCCGCCTTTTGCGGTGAGTATGACGATGTTCAACGATATAAGCCTCTAAAACGACAATCAGAGGGTGTGCCCCAGAATGTCCGAATAGGGAGTTTGAGATAGTCTGTGTTGGTCTCGCAAAATCGGGGTGACCGGTGCCGGTGAGGGTCGTTAACGCGACAGGGCCATCGCCCGAAACCGCTCACTCCGCCCCTGCAGCTCCTCGAAGCCGCCGGCAGCCGTGATCTGCCCCTTCTCCAGCAGCACCACCTGATCGCAGTTGCACACGGTGCTCAGCCGGTGGGCGATGAGGATGATTGTCTTCTGGTGGTGGAGGGCGTCGATGGCTTCCATCACGGCCTTCTCGGTGACGTTGTCCAGCGCACTGGTGGCCTCGTCGAAGACCAGCACGCTGGGGTCGTGGTAAAGGGCGCGGGCGATGCCGATGCGCTGGCGTTGGCCGCCCGACAAGCGGACGCCACGCTCACCGACGACGGTCTCGTACTGCTGCGGCATCTCGTGGACAACGAACTCGTGGAGCTGCGCCATGCGTGCGCAGCGCTCCACCTGCTCGTGGTCGATGCGCTCCGGCGGCACGCCCAGGGCGATGTTCTCGGCCACCGACGCGTCGGTGAGGAAGATCTCCTGCGGCACGTACCCCAGCACCTGCTGCCAGGCACGCAGGTTGGCGTCCGTCACCGGCTCGCCGTCCACCGTGATCGCCCCTTCGGTGGGGCGCAGCAACCCGAGGATCACGTCCACCAGCGTGGTCTTGCCGGCGCCGGTGCTGCCCACGAGCCCGACGGAGCTGCCCACCGGGATGTGCAGGTCCATGCCCTGCAGCGCCGGGGCTGGAGCGTTGGGGTAGGTGTAGTGGACGTTCTCCAGCGCCACCGCTTGCTGGGGGACCAGCGGAGCCGGCGGGCGCTTGCGGATCTCGGCCAGCGCCTGGCGGCGGTGCAGGTCGTTGTAGAGATTCTCGACAGCGGCGGCACCGAAGCGCAGCTTGGCAATACCTCTGTAGACCTTCTGCATCGCGCCTTTGAGGCGCATGCCGGCAAAGGCGTAGACGCCGAGCAGGGGCAGGATGTTACCCAGTGCCCCAGATGTGGCGCCGCCCTCCAGGGCCATCAGCACCAAGACGAGGGCGATCATGCCGCCAAAGGCTACTGCCTCAATGAAATACTGCGGCACTTGCGAGAGGACCTTGCTCGTGGCCTGGTGCTTGGCGAAGCGGCTCGAGGGCCCGCGAAAGCGCGACAGGTAGGCACGCTCACGGCCGAGTAATTTGATGTCCTTGATACCGCCGAGGGCCTCACCGGCAGCCTGGAAGCGCTGCTTGTTGGCCCGCACTCGGTCTCGCCCGATGCGATCCAGATAGCCACGGATGGCGAGGTAGATCAGGCCGTAGGTGCCGCCCAAGACAGCGGCGACCGTTAAAGCGAGAACAGGGTCAATGGCTATCAGAAGGCCGATGATGAAAATCATGACGATGCCGTAGGCGAATGCCTCGAGCCCCGGCTTGATCGCCTGACTCACCACCTGCTGCGCCTCGGAGAGGATCGTCTTCGATAGGTCCCCGCTGTGGCGATCTAAGAAGTAGGCGTAGGGCTGGCGCAGGTATGTCTCCAGCAGCCGCTCCGCGAAGCTGTGGACGCGCATGGTGGCCCAGCGGGCCATGGCGTAGGTGGTCACCATGCGGAAGGCGGCACCGAAGACCACCAGGGCGAAGGCGCCGGCGCCGAGGGCCATCAGGAAGGTGTCGATCGACTGAAAACCCCCGGCCTCGTAGAGCCAGGCGAGGGTGTCGTTGGTCTCAACTACCTCGGGGTTGCCGAGGACACTGAGAAACGGCATCACCGAGGCGACGCCGATGGTCTCGAGCAGGGCCATGATGATGACCATGAACAGAACCAGCGCCCCGCGGCGCTTTTCCTGCCGAGAAAGCAGGCTGAGGAGTTTCTTGAGCAAAAGTATTCCGTGTCGGTTGTTTGATTTATAAGCGGCTGAGTGAGAATCAGCTCTCCGGCTCCGTGCCCTCGATATTCCTAGCTGCTGAGTAGACTCAGCTCATAGGTTATGCTGGGTACTGATTTTGATCAGCAGGGGGCACATGTAAGGGGCTGCATTAGTTCAGTCGGCAGACTCAAGTTATAGCCGCAAAGTGAGACAAAATTGGTTACGCAAGAGACAAGCGAATTGATTGCAGCGCGCCCATAAATGCCTGACTTGAGAGGCAAAAATCACTAAGCGGCGAATATTCCCAGCGGGTGGTCGGTGCGACGCGCGGCAAATTGGAGAACCGCTGTAATGTCCTCCATCTCCAGATACGGGTAGTCCTTGAGGATTTCGTCACGGCTTGCCCCGGCTGCCAGGAGGTCGAGGATATCCGCCACTCGCACACGCATGCCGCGAATGCATGGGCGCCCACCGCATAGTTCCGGATCGAAAGTGATTCGGTGAAGCTCGCTCATAGAATGCCTAGCCCGGTAATTTGAAGCCGTGTTTGTGAATACCACCCTCTGTAGCGCCGTCACTGCCAGTGCTGAGCACTTCAGCTCTGCGGTCCCGCCGGACGCTCCGCCGGCTCCGCCTCTCCCTGGGTCTCCTCGACCTCGGCCCGCAGGTCCTCGATCTCCGCCATCAGCCGCTCGTGCTCGGCGCGCTTGCGCTGCAGGTGGCGGTAGGCCAGCTGCGCCTTCTCGCTAACCCCAGCGGGGGTAAGCTGGTAGATGTAGCGGCGCTTGTTCGGTGAGTTGGAGAAGTTCTGCGCCTTGACCCAGCCTTTGTTGATCACGGCGCGCACGGCGTAGTTGGTCTTGCCGACGGATAACCCGAGCTCGCGGGCGATCTGGCGCTGGCTGAGGTTGGGGTTTTGATTCAGCAGGCGCAGAACCTGCAGGTGGAGTTCTTCGGAATCCATGCGGTGGCGTTTCCGTGAGGGGCGTAGGGGGCCGGGGTAGGGCGTTTGGGCACGCTACCGCCGGAACGGTGTCGCCTTAAGAAGGCCCGTTCAACATTGGCGCTCAAATTGTGAGCGTTCGTTAGACCACAAACAGGGCGAGTGCAGCAAGCGCTGCCACTCTCCGCGATCTGCTGATGGGTCGAGCCTCAGCTCTGGCTGTCCAAGACCTCATCGGCGCTGTCGGCTTGGAAGACGCGGTCGGACCAAGCCCACAGGGTTTGCTCGTCAGCCGAGCGGATACGTTCGAGTTGCTGATTGTTGAGCGGTCCGAACCGCCTTTCCAGCAGTCGTGCGAGCATCTTGGCCTCGCCCTCTAGTCGGCCCTCCTGCCGTGAGCGGCTTACGATCCCGGTCATGATGGCTTCCTCCTCGGGGTAGCGCTGCCTGAACAGTTCCTGTTCATTGTCATCGAGCTGCGCGTAGTTGTCGACGAAATCCGCATACTTGAGCCGCTTGTTCGGGTCGGGCTCCAGGGTCTCGAGCCCCTGCAGCGCGCTGGCGCGGGCTTCGAGCTTTTCGTCGGTGCCTTCCCAGTGCATCAACGGCAGGCACAGGCGGGCGACGATGTTGCTGCTGTCCAAATGCTGCCGGTACGACTCGGCTCCGGCCTGCCAATAAAGGTACTGGAAGCTCAGGTACGTGTGCTGATCCCCGGCAAGCTCCAGCCGTGTGGGCACCGGGCGTGCGGAGAGGAAGATGACTACTGGCACGATCCGGGTTGTGCCGAGCATCTGCGAGAGGTCGGTGCAGTAATGAATCAGCCGGTGGATGTCGAAGCGTTCGTTCCGGGTCTCCTCCTCGAAGGCGAACGCCAGCACCTCGCGCTCGCCGTTCGACCATTCGATGTGCAGTGGGGTGTCGAGTGCCCGGTAGTGGTGACGGAGCCGCTCCTTGAGCTGTTCCTGACGGATAGGGAGCACGCGTACGGAGCCATCGACATGCGCTGCTTCTTGATTGGCGAAAAAGGCGATCGCCTCACGAGGGTAGTCGACGATGAGGTTCTTGAAGTCCTGGTCGTAATCTGGGGTCTGCTGGCTCATCGGGTGTTTCTATCATTCACCACGGCATCTCCCATTTACTCGAGAGGTAGCGCTTGAAAAACGCGTAAGCAAAGGCTTTGGGCACGCTACCGCCGGAACGGTGTCGCCTTAAGAAGGCCCGCTCTCAACATTGGTGCTCAAATTGTGAGCGTTCATTAGACCACAAACAGGGCGAGTGCAGCAAGCGCTGCCACTCGCCGCGATCTGCTGATGGGTCGAGCCTCAGCTCTGGCTGTCCAAGACCTCATCGGCGCTGTCGGCCTGGAAGACGCGGTCGGACCAAGTCCACAGGGTTTGCTCGTCAGCAGAGCGGATACGTTCGAGTTGCTGATTGTTGAGCGGTCCGAACCGCCTTTAACGCAGGAGGGATTCCTGCGGTGTCAGCACGGGTACGGGCGATCCGGCGTGTTCTGGTCAAATGATTTCGGACACCAATTTTAGCAGCGTACCTCAGCATACTTCCGCCGGGGCCAAGCCCTCCAAGCTGGTATGGCCGCGGCCAGCGTTGTATTCCCATTCAATAAATTGAGCTATGTCTTTGCTGGCATCATGAAATCCCTGGTAACGACAATGATCGGTCCATTCACTTTTGAGACTGCCGAAGAAACGCTCCATAACCGCGTTATCCCAGCAGTTGCCCTTGCGGCTCATAGAGGCAATCATTCCTTCTTGTCGTAACCTATCTTGATAAATGGTGGATGCATATTGACTGCCGCGATCTGAATGATGCACCAGTCCGGGTTCCGGATTACAGCGTTCTATTGCCATTTCAAGAGCATCTAGAGTTAATTCTACACGCATATTATTGGCTATAGCCCAGCCGACAATTTGGCGATTGTAAAGGTCCATAACTGCAGCCAAGTATATCCATCCACTAAGGGTCCAAATTGCAGTTATATCAGCAACCCAAACGCAATTTGGCTCCCTGGTTTCAAACTGTTGCTGCAATAGGTTTGGCGCACATTTATAGCCATGCTTACTATCCGTTGTTACCTTAACTCGTCTTCTTTGGCGGCACTCTACGCCCGCTTCACGCATTAATCTGCGAGCCTTGTATCGCCCAACTTGGTAGCCGCGTTTGCATAGCTCCTGGGACATCCGCCGACTCCCGAGCCGCTGACGCTTCTTCTCATGCAAATCTTTGACTAGCTCGATTAGCTCATGGCGGTAAGCGTCAAATTTGTCTTTCTTTAGCCAATCGTAATAACCGCTCCTCGAAGCTTTTAAAACTCGGCACATCAAGGAAATCGAGTGGTTTGCCTTCTCCGCCTCTATAAACTGATACTTCAGTTCTGCTCGTTGGCGAAGAAGGCTGCCGCCTTTTTTAATATCGCCCTTTCTTCTTGCAGCTTACGGTTTTCTTCCCGCAGCCGACGGTTTTCCTCTTCAAGCTCTGCAGAGGGTTTTCGGGCTTGCCCGTGGTTTGTTGAGTTATTCTGAAACTCTTCAGGATATAACTCCCTCTCCCATCGATAAATCATGCCGCGAGTAAGATCTAAACGACGAGCTACCTCTGTCTTGGTATAGCCCTGTTCGCGATGCATGTTAACTGCCATTGTCTTGTACTGCTGGCTATACTTTTTGGGTGACTTGCTTTTCATCTTTGAACACCTCCTCTCCAAGATTAGCGTATCTCATTGGAGGTGTCCGTTACCATTGGACCACAACAGCGAAATCCTTTTCTAGTACAGCCGCCGAGACGCGATAATGACGCTCTCGCTTTTGCAGAACGTCCAGCAGGACGTTCAGGTCGAGCATGATCACGATTGGTGCTTGTGGTGCAGGTGGTCGTGATAAACCTTCTCAGGATCCACATCAGGGGGGATCAGGTCGGTAATGGCCTCCAACTCGGTACTTGGCACATGCCCCTCCAGCGCGCGAAGGCGACGCAGATGGCGATCAATGACCTCGGTAACGCTCATGCCGTGGGCCTTGGCATAGGCCTTCGCGAACTCCACATCCTGTTTGGGCAGGCGCACCGTCACCTTGGTGGTTTCCTGTTCCATGCGGGCATCCCCCCCCCCCCCCCCCCTCTTTCGGGGTGTATGGCAATGACAACGATATTGTACGGCACAGGTTCATGCATGCCCAGGATGGGCTTGACCGCTTGCTCGTTCGCTGGAGACCCCCTGGCTTTGCGGCGCTGTTTGTGGTAGATCGCGTAGGGGAACCGTTTCGCGAGAGCACGGTTATAACCGTATCGCCTTTCATGAGCGCCGCCGTGCAACAGCAAGGCATCAATATCCGAAGACAATGCGTCGATGAAGTACGCCCCTAGACCGGGCTGCTGTGCCTCGTGGAAGTTTGCCGCCGCGATCAGATCGTTCTCGGCGGCGTCGAGAACCTCAATTCTCAATTGAAGCGATCGCGAAGTCGCTTACGCACACTACGCCAGTCATCAAACCGGGCTTCGCCCTGCCTCACGCCCGCCTCGCGCTCGGCCAGCACGTCATCGTGCCAGCCTGGAGTCGGGATGGCATCGGGCTGCTTGAGGAGGTTATCCCAGAGTTCCTCAAGCGCGCGGAGCTTCTCGGCCGTGCCCATGTCTTTGATTGGCAGCCTTATGAACTACTCCCGCCAAGCTTACGCTATGGCGTGAGTTTCGCGCTTCGACGGGAGTGCCGATTCATCCAAAGGATGACCCGGTCTGACCTCCCTCCACGCATCGGCCGGTTCCCGACCGGATAAACTCCGCTCCAGCCAAGCCAACAGCACCCGAGCGGCGTTCTCGTCCCGTGAACAGGACGCGCCGCAAGGGCAGCTGTGCCAGCGCTGGCCGAGCGGTTTCTTCTCCTGCTGCCCGCAGGCGTGACAGGTCTGTGAGGGCTTGATCTGCCGCGTCGGGGCCTCCACCGCCCAAGCACCAGCTTCTTCCGCTTTGAGCTTGAGCAATTGATGGAAGGCCCCGCCAGCGGCATC
This Halorhodospira halochloris DNA region includes the following protein-coding sequences:
- a CDS encoding addiction module protein; this encodes MGTAEKLRALEELWDNLLKQPDAIPTPGWHDDVLAEREAGVRQGEARFDDWRSVRKRLRDRFN
- a CDS encoding ABC transporter ATP-binding protein, giving the protein MVIIMALLETIGVASVMPFLSVLGNPEVVETNDTLAWLYEAGGFQSIDTFLMALGAGAFALVVFGAAFRMVTTYAMARWATMRVHSFAERLLETYLRQPYAYFLDRHSGDLSKTILSEAQQVVSQAIKPGLEAFAYGIVMIFIIGLLIAIDPVLALTVAAVLGGTYGLIYLAIRGYLDRIGRDRVRANKQRFQAAGEALGGIKDIKLLGRERAYLSRFRGPSSRFAKHQATSKVLSQVPQYFIEAVAFGGMIALVLVLMALEGGATSGALGNILPLLGVYAFAGMRLKGAMQKVYRGIAKLRFGAAAVENLYNDLHRRQALAEIRKRPPAPLVPQQAVALENVHYTYPNAPAPALQGMDLHIPVGSSVGLVGSTGAGKTTLVDVILGLLRPTEGAITVDGEPVTDANLRAWQQVLGYVPQEIFLTDASVAENIALGVPPERIDHEQVERCARMAQLHEFVVHEMPQQYETVVGERGVRLSGGQRQRIGIARALYHDPSVLVFDEATSALDNVTEKAVMEAIDALHHQKTIILIAHRLSTVCNCDQVVLLEKGQITAAGGFEELQGRSERFRAMALSR
- a CDS encoding DUF6364 family protein — its product is MEQETTKVTVRLPKQDVEFAKAYAKAHGMSVTEVIDRHLRRLRALEGHVPSTELEAITDLIPPDVDPEKVYHDHLHHKHQS
- a CDS encoding DUF4351 domain-containing protein is translated as MSQQTPDYDQDFKNLIVDYPREAIAFFANQEAAHVDGSVRVLPIRQEQLKERLRHHYRALDTPLHIEWSNGEREVLAFAFEEETRNERFDIHRLIHYCTDLSQMLGTTRIVPVVIFLSARPVPTRLELAGDQHTYLSFQYLYWQAGAESYRQHLDSSNIVARLCLPLMHWEGTDEKLEARASALQGLETLEPDPNKRLKYADFVDNYAQLDDNEQELFRQRYPEEEAIMTGIVSRSRQEGRLEGEAKMLARLLERRFGPLNNQQLERIRSADEQTLWAWSDRVFQADSADEVLDSQS
- a CDS encoding MarR family EPS-associated transcriptional regulator; this encodes MDSEELHLQVLRLLNQNPNLSQRQIARELGLSVGKTNYAVRAVINKGWVKAQNFSNSPNKRRYIYQLTPAGVSEKAQLAYRHLQRKRAEHERLMAEIEDLRAEVEETQGEAEPAERPAGPQS
- a CDS encoding DUF433 domain-containing protein, with the translated sequence MSELHRITFDPELCGGRPCIRGMRVRVADILDLLAAGASRDEILKDYPYLEMEDITAVLQFAARRTDHPLGIFAA